The Pyramidobacter porci genome includes a region encoding these proteins:
- a CDS encoding substrate-binding domain-containing protein yields the protein MSMKKLAAVVLAMSVSCAAPAFAVAKGGIDVISREEGSGTRGAFIELFGVEQKDTDGKKVDMTTDNADITNSTSVMMTMVAGNPNAIGYASMGSLKKADVKALAISGAAATAENIRKGDYKIARPFNVAAKGQLRPAAQAFLNFVMSAQGQKVIVDNGYVAVNEKAAPFAAKRVAGKVVAAGSSSIAPIMEKLKEAYLLVNPAAEIEVQTSDSTTGMTSAISGICDLGMASRGLKESELKAGLTPVAIAMDGIAVIVNKGNELKGLTVEQVRDIYTGKIENWETLK from the coding sequence TTGGCGGCAGTTGTTCTGGCTATGAGCGTAAGCTGTGCGGCGCCGGCGTTCGCCGTGGCAAAAGGCGGGATCGACGTGATCTCGCGCGAAGAGGGGTCCGGCACGCGCGGCGCGTTTATCGAGCTTTTCGGCGTGGAGCAGAAGGATACTGACGGCAAAAAGGTCGACATGACGACCGACAACGCCGACATCACCAACAGCACCTCGGTCATGATGACGATGGTGGCCGGCAATCCCAACGCCATCGGCTACGCGTCGATGGGCTCGCTCAAAAAGGCGGACGTAAAAGCTCTGGCCATCAGCGGCGCGGCGGCTACGGCCGAAAATATCCGCAAGGGAGATTACAAGATCGCACGTCCGTTCAACGTCGCCGCGAAAGGACAGCTCCGCCCCGCCGCGCAAGCTTTCCTCAACTTCGTCATGAGCGCTCAGGGACAGAAGGTCATCGTCGACAACGGCTATGTCGCCGTCAATGAAAAAGCCGCTCCTTTCGCCGCCAAACGCGTCGCGGGCAAGGTGGTCGCCGCCGGTTCGTCCAGCATCGCGCCGATCATGGAAAAGCTCAAGGAAGCCTATCTGCTTGTGAACCCCGCCGCCGAGATCGAAGTGCAGACGAGCGACTCCACGACCGGCATGACCTCGGCCATCTCCGGCATCTGCGACCTCGGCATGGCTTCGCGCGGCCTCAAGGAAAGCGAGCTGAAAGCCGGCCTGACTCCGGTCGCGATCGCCATGGACGGCATCGCCGTGATCGTCAACAAGGGCAACGAGTTGAAGGGGCTGACCGTGGAACAGGTGCGCGACATCTATACGGGCAAAATCGAAAACTGGGAAACTTTGAAATAA